A genomic segment from Actinoplanes sichuanensis encodes:
- a CDS encoding aldehyde dehydrogenase family protein, protein MDHTTVTGCLIAGQWVDDGPQDQRVGPWTRSVVSSARQAGDHDVGTALAYARHAARQVARTSPAARAEVLERAAAEALRRRDDLARLLALELGKPVKDGRGEIDRVADTFAVSAAEARRIGGEVLPVAGWARGVGNTALTHRAPVGVALAITPFNAPANLLAHKLAASYAAGNTTIVKPPPQAPAASAAIVALLLDCGMPPEAVQLLHGGGAVGSALSAAPEVGVISFTGSPATGHAVARAAGAKRLVMELGGNAATIVCEDADIPAAARVCAVTGYSNSGQSCISVQRVYVHRSAYRQFLDAFTAEVEKLTVGDPLDAGTDIGSMVDDTAAERVVEWTRQAAEAGATITTGGRRDGATVTPTVVASPPPDARLIRDEVFGAAVGVIAYDDFDTVLQTCNDSRYGLQAGLFTQDIRRIVTAWRELEVGGLVVNGSSNFRLDHVPFGGVKDSGFGRESPRWMIDDYTVVKTLLLRGISLYGDQETIR, encoded by the coding sequence ATGGACCACACCACCGTGACCGGATGCCTGATCGCCGGGCAGTGGGTCGACGACGGACCCCAGGACCAGCGGGTCGGCCCGTGGACCCGGTCCGTCGTCAGCTCCGCCCGGCAGGCCGGCGACCACGACGTCGGCACGGCACTCGCCTACGCCCGGCACGCCGCCCGGCAGGTCGCCCGCACCTCACCCGCGGCCCGCGCCGAGGTTCTTGAGCGGGCCGCCGCCGAAGCCCTGCGCCGCCGCGACGACCTGGCCCGGCTGCTCGCCCTGGAACTCGGGAAACCGGTCAAGGACGGGCGCGGGGAGATCGACCGGGTGGCCGACACGTTCGCCGTGTCCGCGGCCGAGGCGCGCCGGATCGGCGGGGAGGTTCTGCCGGTCGCCGGCTGGGCGCGCGGGGTCGGCAACACCGCGCTGACCCACCGGGCCCCGGTCGGGGTCGCCCTGGCGATCACCCCGTTCAACGCACCGGCGAACCTGCTCGCGCACAAGCTCGCCGCCTCGTACGCGGCCGGCAACACCACCATCGTCAAACCGCCTCCGCAGGCCCCGGCCGCCTCCGCCGCGATCGTGGCGCTGCTGCTCGACTGTGGGATGCCGCCCGAGGCGGTGCAGCTGCTGCACGGTGGCGGCGCGGTCGGGTCGGCGCTGAGCGCGGCACCGGAGGTCGGCGTCATCAGCTTCACCGGCAGCCCCGCCACCGGGCATGCCGTGGCCCGTGCCGCCGGAGCCAAACGCCTGGTCATGGAGCTGGGCGGCAATGCCGCGACGATCGTCTGCGAGGACGCCGACATCCCGGCCGCGGCCCGGGTCTGCGCGGTCACCGGCTACTCCAACTCCGGGCAGAGCTGCATCTCGGTCCAGCGGGTGTATGTGCACCGCAGCGCCTACCGGCAGTTCCTCGACGCGTTCACCGCCGAGGTGGAGAAACTGACGGTCGGCGACCCCCTCGACGCCGGCACCGACATCGGCTCGATGGTCGACGACACCGCCGCCGAACGGGTCGTCGAGTGGACCCGGCAGGCCGCCGAGGCCGGGGCGACGATCACCACCGGCGGCCGCCGCGACGGCGCGACGGTGACGCCCACGGTCGTGGCCTCGCCACCGCCGGACGCCCGACTGATCCGCGACGAGGTGTTCGGCGCCGCGGTCGGCGTGATCGCCTACGACGACTTCGACACGGTCCTGCAGACGTGCAACGACAGCCGGTACGGGCTGCAGGCCGGCCTGTTCACTCAAGACATCCGCCGCATCGTGACCGCCTGGCGGGAACTGGAGGTCGGTGGGCTGGTCGTGAACGGCTCGTCCAACTTCCGGCTCGACCACGTCCCGTTCGGCGGGGTGAAGGACTCCGGGTTCGGCCGCGAGTCGCCACGCTGGATGATCGACGACTACACGGTGGTCAAGACGCTGCTCCTGCGCGGCATCTCGCTGTACGGCGACCAGGAGACGATCCGATGA
- a CDS encoding CaiB/BaiF CoA transferase family protein, producing the protein MADDRPLSGVRVLDLTNVLAGPYCSYHLMLLGAEVIKVERPGDGDLARTLGPEPALNRAGVGASFLAQNAGKKSVELDLKDPDDRAVFENLLHDADVLLENFRAGVLGRIGYPWPTLHRLNPRLIYCAISGFGQTGPMRHAPAYDQVIQGLSGMMAITGTPDTAPQRVGFPACDTIGGLTAAMAIAAALAGRARTGTGVHLDVSMLETSLSAMGWAVSNYLVSGVPPEPMGDQNATAAPSGTFHAADGPLNIAANRQEQFETLCRLVGRPGLITDPRFADREARKQHRAELNTALNAALRDRPALDWEQLLSGAGVPAARILTVEQAVELDQVTERGFVTDLPFPDDPARTLRVTGNGVLVDGRPLRPTTPPPTLGEHNNDFKSSEVRSP; encoded by the coding sequence ATGGCTGACGATCGACCGCTCTCCGGTGTCCGCGTCCTCGACCTGACCAACGTCCTCGCCGGCCCCTACTGCAGCTATCACCTGATGCTGCTCGGCGCCGAAGTGATCAAGGTGGAGCGACCGGGCGACGGCGACCTGGCCCGCACCCTCGGCCCCGAGCCGGCCCTCAACCGGGCCGGAGTCGGCGCCTCCTTCCTCGCCCAGAACGCCGGAAAGAAATCCGTCGAACTCGACCTCAAGGACCCCGACGACCGCGCCGTCTTCGAGAACCTGCTGCACGACGCCGACGTCCTACTCGAGAACTTCCGGGCCGGGGTCCTCGGCCGCATCGGCTACCCCTGGCCGACCCTGCACCGCCTCAACCCGAGACTGATCTACTGCGCCATCTCCGGCTTCGGCCAGACCGGCCCGATGCGCCACGCCCCCGCCTACGACCAGGTCATCCAGGGCCTGTCCGGAATGATGGCCATCACCGGGACCCCGGACACCGCACCCCAGCGCGTCGGGTTCCCCGCCTGCGACACCATCGGCGGGCTCACCGCCGCCATGGCCATCGCCGCCGCCCTGGCCGGCCGCGCCCGCACCGGCACCGGCGTGCACCTCGACGTCTCCATGCTGGAGACCTCCCTGTCGGCGATGGGCTGGGCGGTGTCCAACTACCTGGTCAGCGGGGTGCCGCCGGAGCCGATGGGCGACCAGAACGCCACCGCCGCACCGTCGGGCACCTTCCACGCCGCGGACGGACCGCTCAACATCGCCGCCAACCGGCAGGAGCAGTTCGAGACCCTCTGCCGTCTCGTCGGCCGGCCCGGCCTGATCACCGACCCGCGCTTCGCCGACCGGGAAGCCCGCAAACAACACCGCGCCGAGCTGAACACCGCCCTCAACGCCGCCCTGCGCGACCGGCCCGCCCTCGACTGGGAACAACTGCTCTCCGGCGCCGGCGTCCCGGCCGCCCGCATCCTCACCGTCGAACAGGCCGTCGAACTCGACCAGGTCACCGAACGCGGATTCGTCACCGACCTGCCGTTCCCCGACGACCCGGCACGCACCCTGCGGGTCACCGGCAACGGCGTGCTCGTCGACGGCCGCCCGCTGCGCCCGACCACCCCACCGCCCACGCTCGGCGAGCACAACAACGACTTCAAATCCTCGGAGGTACGGTCGCCGTGA
- a CDS encoding citryl-CoA lyase: MSQDQQAADWWATAVSRVEPNVIELRGHPVQNLIGSMGFAGVIWLMLRGEQPTPAEERLLEAALVSSVDHGPHAPSIAVARMAATCGIGLNNAVATGVNLLGDVHGGAGEQCMRLLDEVRDSDDPATVVTAWRARDRYLPGFGHRFHTRDPRRDPLLTAVERAVADGVVNGSHLRAARTVERLLHPVPINIDGCTAVVYAELGFPPPLARGLFVLSRSVGILAHAWEETGQGRRNKGPIPPTIQPTYTGP; encoded by the coding sequence GTGAGCCAGGACCAGCAAGCCGCCGACTGGTGGGCCACCGCGGTCTCCCGAGTCGAACCGAACGTCATCGAGCTGCGCGGGCACCCCGTACAGAATCTGATCGGGTCGATGGGTTTCGCCGGAGTGATCTGGCTGATGCTGCGCGGCGAGCAGCCCACCCCCGCCGAGGAGCGCCTCCTGGAAGCCGCACTGGTCTCGTCGGTCGACCACGGTCCGCACGCCCCCTCAATCGCCGTCGCCCGCATGGCCGCCACCTGCGGCATCGGCCTCAACAACGCCGTGGCCACCGGCGTCAACCTGCTCGGCGACGTGCACGGCGGCGCCGGCGAGCAGTGCATGCGTCTGCTCGACGAGGTCCGCGACAGCGACGACCCGGCCACCGTGGTCACCGCCTGGCGCGCCCGCGACCGCTACCTACCCGGTTTCGGGCATCGTTTCCACACCCGCGACCCGCGCCGCGATCCGCTGCTGACCGCCGTCGAACGGGCCGTCGCCGACGGTGTCGTCAACGGCTCCCACCTGCGCGCCGCCCGCACCGTCGAACGACTGCTGCACCCGGTACCGATCAACATCGACGGCTGCACCGCCGTCGTCTACGCCGAACTCGGCTTCCCGCCCCCGCTGGCCCGCGGCCTTTTCGTCCTCAGCCGCAGCGTCGGCATCCTCGCCCACGCCTGGGAGGAGACCGGCCAGGGCCGCCGCAACAAAGGACCGATCCCGCCGACGATCCAGCCCACCTACACCGGCCCCTGA
- a CDS encoding ThuA domain-containing protein: MAVHRFAGAVAAALTATVLISGNTLAAAPIRGATELGRVDYGVCRGTDPACYHDWGNFDPATDGYRVLVYSRTAGPRHAHLGPALPAGLNPPFTAAHAAQSALVKLGADHGFAVDWTEDVTQLNSPARLFRYNAVIFMSTTRDTLDDPAQTALRQYIRGGGGFVGVHNAFGTEYNWPWYEGLLGGANYYDHGANQPGTVVTASRRDASTGGLPARWDFTDEWYNLVPFPSGVRVLARVDESTLPDGATGGSGHPGHGRDHPVSWCQYYDGGRSWVTTLGHSVDAWTDTPTTGDTYFTTHLLGGIESAMGRRPFCR; this comes from the coding sequence ATGGCAGTCCACCGATTCGCCGGCGCCGTGGCCGCCGCGCTCACCGCCACCGTCCTGATCAGCGGAAACACCCTGGCCGCCGCACCGATTCGCGGCGCCACGGAGCTGGGCCGCGTCGACTACGGCGTCTGCCGCGGCACCGACCCCGCCTGCTACCACGACTGGGGCAACTTCGACCCGGCCACCGACGGATACCGGGTACTCGTCTACAGCCGCACCGCCGGGCCCCGCCACGCCCACCTCGGCCCGGCCCTGCCGGCCGGCCTCAACCCGCCGTTCACCGCGGCACACGCCGCCCAGAGCGCCCTGGTCAAACTCGGCGCCGACCACGGTTTCGCCGTCGACTGGACCGAGGACGTCACCCAGCTCAACAGCCCCGCCCGGCTGTTTCGCTACAACGCCGTCATCTTCATGAGCACCACCCGCGACACCCTCGACGACCCCGCACAGACCGCGCTGCGACAGTACATCCGCGGCGGCGGCGGCTTCGTCGGCGTCCACAACGCGTTCGGCACCGAATACAACTGGCCGTGGTACGAAGGCCTGCTCGGCGGAGCCAACTACTACGACCACGGCGCCAACCAGCCCGGCACGGTCGTCACCGCGAGCCGCCGCGACGCCTCCACCGGCGGCCTGCCGGCCCGCTGGGACTTCACCGACGAGTGGTACAACCTGGTGCCCTTCCCCTCCGGGGTGCGGGTCCTGGCCCGGGTGGACGAGTCCACCCTGCCCGACGGCGCCACCGGCGGCAGCGGTCACCCGGGCCACGGCCGCGACCATCCGGTCTCCTGGTGCCAGTACTACGACGGCGGCCGCTCCTGGGTCACCACCCTCGGCCACTCCGTCGACGCCTGGACCGACACCCCCACCACCGGCGACACGTACTTCACCACCCACCTGCTCGGCGGTATCGAGTCCGCCATGGGCCGCCGGCCGTTCTGCCGCTGA
- a CDS encoding TIM barrel protein — protein MLIDERPDTHPAPATAAGPPRLSIATACLSGTLEDKLAAAAAAGFHGVEIFESDLIASAWSPARIRQECRRRDLTVEAYQPFRDFEAVPPHLLRSNLRRAERKFDVLEQLGATTMLVGSAESAATIDDDDLAAEQLHELAERAGRRGLRIAYEAQAWGRHVRSYAHAWRIVRRAGHPALGLCLDSFHVLSRDDDLAGIAVIPGDKVFHLQLADAPRLKMDVVEWSRHHRLFPGLGAFDLAAFTGRVQATGYTGPLSLEVFNDIYRQADPRQAAIDGMRSLLALNEAVTGDVRLPSPPRLGGHVFTELAVDEVSGPVAARTLTALGFARTGRHRSKPVELWQQGAARILLNYAPQRRVAPGTAMICALGLESDDPARSAQRADRLLAPVLPRVRQPQEVDLSSVAAPDGTAVFFCRSGPGSWLSDFAPTGEVSAADGLITATDHIALTESVDDFDQVALFFRSVLGLASGPTTEFAAPFGLLRSRSATDAGHTVRITLNTAPLRRGSWAPGTPSPQHVAFVSSDVIASARALRALAAPILPIPDNYYDDLDARLAPPPRLLATLREHSILYDSDEAGEYLHFYTEMLGSRLFFEVVQRVDGYAGYGSVATVPVRMAAHRHHRLQRLRDTAPHPGERVHDYSLAHLTALSLSPPELVEAAAAAGYRYVGLRLTRVTAQEPHYPLATDPALMRTTKVRLAATGVEVLDIELARIGPDEDPRDFQRFLEAGAELGARHVITQLPDADRARKVHRFAQLCEMARPLGLTVDLEFPSWTETPDLAEATRVLRAAGQSNAGVLIDLLHFARSGSSVADLRELPAEWFHFAHVCDAPPGVPATNEELIHTARFERLYPGEGGIDLDGILSALPPGIPYALEIPRAQLVAQVGAAEHARMALAATRARLDVPAAV, from the coding sequence ATGCTCATCGACGAGCGTCCCGACACCCACCCGGCACCGGCGACCGCCGCCGGTCCTCCACGGCTGTCCATCGCCACGGCCTGCCTGTCCGGCACCCTCGAGGACAAACTCGCGGCCGCTGCCGCCGCCGGCTTCCACGGGGTGGAGATCTTCGAGAGTGACCTGATCGCCTCGGCCTGGTCACCGGCCCGAATCCGGCAGGAGTGCCGGCGCCGGGACCTGACCGTCGAGGCCTACCAGCCGTTCCGGGACTTCGAGGCGGTGCCACCACACCTGCTGCGGAGCAACCTGCGCCGCGCCGAGCGCAAGTTCGACGTGCTGGAACAGCTCGGCGCCACCACGATGCTGGTCGGCTCGGCGGAATCGGCCGCGACCATCGACGACGACGACCTCGCCGCCGAGCAACTGCATGAACTCGCCGAACGAGCCGGCCGGCGCGGTCTGCGCATCGCGTACGAGGCACAGGCCTGGGGACGCCACGTCCGCTCGTACGCCCACGCCTGGCGCATCGTGCGCCGCGCCGGACATCCGGCCCTCGGGCTGTGCCTGGACAGCTTCCACGTGCTGTCCCGCGACGACGACCTCGCCGGGATCGCCGTGATCCCCGGTGACAAAGTGTTCCACCTGCAGCTGGCCGACGCACCCCGGCTGAAGATGGACGTCGTCGAGTGGAGCCGCCATCACCGGCTCTTCCCCGGCCTGGGCGCGTTCGATCTGGCCGCGTTCACCGGCCGGGTGCAGGCCACCGGGTATACCGGGCCACTGTCGCTGGAGGTGTTCAACGACATCTATCGGCAGGCCGACCCCCGGCAGGCGGCCATCGACGGCATGCGGTCGCTGCTGGCGCTCAACGAGGCGGTGACGGGCGACGTACGCCTGCCGTCCCCGCCGCGCCTGGGTGGGCACGTGTTCACCGAGCTGGCCGTCGACGAGGTGTCCGGGCCGGTGGCGGCGCGGACGCTGACCGCGCTGGGATTCGCCCGGACCGGCCGGCACCGCTCCAAGCCGGTCGAGTTGTGGCAGCAGGGTGCCGCCCGGATCCTGCTGAACTACGCGCCGCAGCGCCGGGTGGCGCCCGGCACCGCGATGATCTGCGCGCTGGGACTGGAGAGCGACGACCCGGCCCGGTCGGCGCAGCGCGCGGACCGGCTGCTGGCCCCGGTGCTGCCGCGGGTCCGGCAGCCGCAAGAGGTGGATCTGAGCTCGGTGGCGGCGCCGGACGGGACCGCGGTGTTCTTCTGCCGTTCCGGCCCGGGCAGTTGGCTGTCGGACTTCGCACCCACCGGCGAGGTGTCCGCGGCAGACGGTCTGATCACCGCCACCGACCACATCGCCCTGACCGAGTCGGTGGACGACTTCGACCAGGTGGCGCTCTTCTTCCGATCGGTACTGGGACTGGCGTCCGGGCCGACCACCGAGTTCGCGGCCCCGTTCGGGTTGCTGCGCAGCCGGTCGGCGACCGACGCCGGGCACACCGTACGGATCACCCTGAACACCGCCCCGCTGCGCCGTGGCAGCTGGGCGCCGGGCACCCCGAGTCCGCAGCACGTCGCGTTCGTCAGCAGCGACGTGATCGCCAGCGCCCGGGCTCTGCGCGCGCTCGCCGCACCCATCCTGCCCATCCCGGACAACTACTACGACGACCTGGACGCCAGGCTCGCCCCACCGCCGCGGCTGCTGGCCACGTTGCGGGAGCATTCGATCCTCTACGACAGTGACGAGGCGGGGGAGTACCTGCACTTCTACACCGAGATGCTCGGATCCCGGCTGTTCTTCGAAGTGGTTCAGCGCGTCGACGGGTATGCCGGGTACGGCTCGGTGGCGACGGTGCCGGTGCGGATGGCCGCGCACCGGCATCACCGACTGCAACGGCTTCGCGACACCGCACCTCACCCCGGCGAGCGGGTGCACGACTACTCGCTGGCGCACCTGACGGCACTGAGCCTGTCACCGCCGGAGCTGGTGGAGGCCGCCGCCGCGGCCGGATACCGGTATGTCGGGTTACGGCTGACCCGGGTCACCGCGCAGGAGCCGCACTATCCGCTCGCCACCGATCCGGCGCTGATGCGCACGACCAAGGTGCGGCTGGCCGCGACCGGTGTCGAGGTGCTCGACATCGAGCTGGCCCGGATCGGCCCGGACGAGGATCCGCGGGACTTCCAGCGGTTCCTGGAGGCCGGTGCCGAACTCGGCGCCCGGCATGTCATCACCCAGTTGCCGGATGCGGACCGGGCCCGCAAGGTGCACCGGTTCGCGCAACTGTGCGAGATGGCCCGGCCGCTGGGGCTGACCGTCGACCTGGAGTTCCCGTCGTGGACCGAGACGCCGGATCTCGCGGAGGCGACCAGGGTGCTGCGGGCGGCCGGGCAGAGCAACGCCGGTGTGCTGATCGATCTGCTGCACTTCGCCCGGTCCGGGTCGAGTGTCGCGGACCTGCGGGAGCTGCCGGCCGAGTGGTTCCACTTCGCGCATGTCTGCGATGCGCCGCCGGGGGTGCCGGCGACCAACGAGGAGCTGATCCACACCGCCCGGTTCGAGCGGCTCTATCCGGGCGAGGGGGGCATCGACCTCGACGGCATCCTGTCCGCGCTCCCGCCCGGCATCCCGTACGCCTTGGAGATCCCCCGCGCCCAGTTGGTCGCGCAGGTCGGCGCGGCCGAGCACGCCCGGATGGCGCTGGCCGCCACCCGGGCGCGGCTGGACGTGCCGGCGGCGGTCTGA
- a CDS encoding transglycosylase domain-containing protein — translation MNRQEDPQPARAGARVPGPTAPVGRAAVGAPAGRAAVGGVTARAAVRPVPPSEPPGSPSAVAESPPGGKRPGKRKSKAARKRRRANLLIGLTAVLVILAGGGIVGGTVFFDSVEVPQPTAEDQMNVIYYDGGRTVLAKRGEARINLPYQQINPIMAHAVVAIEDKNFYNHNGIDMKGIARAAWNNFTGGGKQGASTITQQYARHVAEINEVTYSRKLREAVIARKLESKYDKDEIMAWYLNFVDLGRGRYGVEAAAQGYFGKSVSMEADPKKRINAYEAAVLAAIIRQPYPDAITGHQGYDPDINPTAARGRWDDTLKNMRDQGYITPAEYDARKYPTISKTKAAGKSSAAAENGPDGMIVRHVRYELRQRGITDEMWEKGGLRVTTTINEKVQKAAVAAGSRSNAQSPMTKVSKKYQAAVVGIDPQNGRVLAYYGGDSPTGTDYAGYMDGDGNGVLNNGGQPAGSTFKIYTLAAGLQDGVSFETRWNGELPKTDGKTISNAGQDPGRVCDTGGGIKNCDLQTATIKSYNFPFYWITEKLGVDKVLGAAKAAGIKHMWTNEGKRIDLTTASRSVLKRSFSPEAGFGQFRIVPLEHAAAVATIVGVGKQHDAHFVKEVSWLDTASGQRKTVNDASTGRRAFPEDQMSDLLGVMAEIPKSTGNSLDGGRDSVAKSGTWELSQQESDKNGDCWFVGGIPQLAASVWVGEKADPVALKEADGDKMFGSLTPAKVWRQFLDEAADAMKWDEEKFPERQHTGNAKHPIANGVEPPPPPPAQDPLICANFPEFCTGTNQDPNRPRGGR, via the coding sequence ATGAACAGGCAGGAAGATCCGCAGCCGGCCCGAGCCGGCGCCCGTGTACCAGGCCCGACCGCACCGGTGGGGCGCGCCGCGGTGGGTGCGCCGGCCGGAAGGGCCGCGGTGGGTGGGGTCACCGCACGGGCCGCGGTCCGTCCGGTGCCGCCGAGTGAGCCGCCCGGCAGTCCGTCGGCGGTCGCCGAGAGCCCGCCCGGCGGCAAGAGGCCCGGTAAACGCAAGAGCAAGGCGGCCAGGAAACGTCGGCGGGCGAACCTGCTGATCGGCCTCACCGCCGTGCTCGTCATCCTGGCCGGTGGCGGCATCGTGGGCGGCACGGTCTTCTTCGACTCCGTCGAGGTGCCGCAGCCCACGGCCGAGGATCAGATGAACGTCATCTACTACGACGGCGGCAGGACGGTGCTGGCCAAGCGGGGGGAGGCCAGGATCAACCTGCCGTATCAGCAGATCAACCCGATCATGGCGCACGCCGTCGTCGCGATCGAGGACAAGAACTTCTACAACCACAACGGCATCGACATGAAAGGCATCGCCCGCGCCGCCTGGAACAACTTCACCGGCGGCGGCAAGCAGGGTGCTTCGACCATCACCCAGCAGTACGCGCGGCACGTCGCCGAGATCAACGAGGTCACCTACAGCCGCAAGCTACGGGAGGCGGTGATCGCCCGGAAGCTGGAGTCCAAGTACGACAAGGACGAGATCATGGCCTGGTACCTCAACTTCGTCGACCTGGGCCGGGGCCGTTACGGAGTCGAGGCGGCCGCGCAGGGTTACTTCGGCAAGAGCGTGTCCATGGAGGCCGACCCGAAGAAGCGGATCAACGCGTACGAGGCGGCGGTACTCGCGGCGATCATCCGCCAGCCCTACCCGGACGCCATCACAGGCCACCAGGGGTACGACCCGGACATCAACCCCACCGCGGCCCGGGGTCGCTGGGACGACACCCTCAAGAACATGCGCGATCAGGGCTACATCACCCCGGCCGAGTACGACGCGCGCAAGTACCCCACGATCAGCAAGACCAAGGCGGCCGGCAAGAGTTCGGCAGCCGCCGAGAACGGCCCGGACGGCATGATCGTCCGGCATGTCCGCTACGAGCTGCGGCAGCGCGGCATCACCGACGAGATGTGGGAGAAGGGCGGCCTGCGGGTCACCACCACGATCAACGAGAAGGTGCAGAAGGCGGCGGTGGCGGCCGGGTCGCGCAGCAACGCGCAGTCCCCGATGACCAAGGTCTCCAAGAAGTACCAGGCCGCCGTGGTCGGCATCGACCCCCAGAACGGGCGCGTGCTCGCCTACTACGGCGGCGACTCGCCGACCGGCACCGACTACGCCGGTTACATGGACGGCGACGGCAACGGCGTGCTGAACAACGGCGGCCAACCGGCCGGCTCCACCTTCAAGATCTACACCTTGGCGGCGGGTCTGCAGGACGGCGTCTCGTTCGAGACCCGCTGGAACGGTGAGCTACCCAAGACCGACGGCAAGACGATCAGTAACGCGGGCCAGGACCCGGGCAGAGTGTGCGACACCGGCGGCGGCATCAAGAACTGCGATCTGCAGACGGCCACCATCAAGTCGTACAACTTCCCGTTTTATTGGATCACCGAGAAGCTGGGAGTCGACAAGGTCCTCGGGGCGGCCAAGGCGGCGGGCATCAAACACATGTGGACCAACGAGGGCAAGCGGATCGACCTGACGACCGCCTCCCGGTCCGTGCTGAAACGCAGCTTCTCCCCGGAGGCGGGCTTCGGCCAGTTCCGGATCGTCCCGCTGGAACACGCAGCCGCCGTGGCGACCATCGTCGGGGTGGGCAAACAGCACGACGCCCACTTCGTCAAGGAGGTCAGCTGGCTCGACACTGCGAGCGGCCAACGCAAGACCGTCAACGACGCCTCGACCGGCAGACGGGCTTTCCCCGAGGACCAGATGTCCGACCTGCTCGGAGTGATGGCCGAGATCCCCAAGAGCACCGGCAACTCCCTCGACGGCGGACGGGACTCGGTCGCCAAGAGCGGCACCTGGGAACTCAGCCAGCAGGAATCGGACAAGAACGGCGACTGCTGGTTCGTCGGCGGCATCCCGCAACTGGCGGCCAGCGTCTGGGTCGGCGAGAAAGCGGATCCGGTCGCCTTGAAAGAGGCCGACGGCGACAAGATGTTCGGCTCCCTGACCCCGGCGAAGGTGTGGCGGCAGTTCCTCGACGAGGCCGCCGACGCGATGAAGTGGGACGAGGAGAAGTTCCCGGAGCGGCAGCACACCGGCAACGCGAAGCATCCCATCGCCAACGGTGTCGAACCGCCGCCCCCGCCGCCGGCGCAGGACCCGCTGATCTGTGCGAATTTCCCCGAGTTCTGTACCGGTACCAACCAGGACCCGAACCGCCCGCGCGGCGGTCGCTGA
- the bla gene encoding class A beta-lactamase: protein MITRRAAIGAALLLVAGCTRPQEKTTGPEQQPTSAPAPASPSVAASRPAERHERLLDLERMYGARLGVFAVASGSGVTVEHRADDRFPFCSAFKGLAAAAVLHAVSLSGLDKRVRFTQADVDPNVNNSVKTRDRVATGMTLDELCDAAIRFSDGTAGNLLLREIGGPAQLTAYLRTLGDTVTRSVRTEPGLHRDWRPGDQRDTTSARAIGTDYRKVVVGDALPGDARAYLRDLMERADQNLNSKERIRAAVPRRWTVADKTGTGSFYGIANDIGLVWPTPSADPVLISIMSSRTGRNATADNTLVAEAARYVIGKIT from the coding sequence GTGATCACCCGGAGAGCCGCGATCGGTGCCGCATTACTTCTGGTGGCCGGGTGCACCAGGCCACAGGAGAAGACGACCGGACCAGAGCAGCAGCCGACTTCGGCCCCGGCCCCCGCATCACCCTCGGTCGCTGCGTCTCGCCCGGCGGAGCGTCACGAGCGGCTCCTCGACCTGGAGCGGATGTACGGCGCACGGTTGGGAGTGTTCGCGGTGGCGTCCGGCAGCGGTGTCACGGTCGAGCACCGGGCCGACGACAGGTTCCCGTTCTGCTCGGCGTTCAAAGGCCTGGCAGCCGCCGCCGTCCTGCATGCCGTCTCGCTGTCCGGGCTCGATAAACGCGTCCGGTTCACCCAGGCCGATGTGGATCCGAACGTGAACAACTCGGTCAAGACCCGCGATCGGGTGGCCACCGGGATGACGCTCGACGAGCTGTGCGACGCGGCGATCCGCTTCAGCGACGGCACGGCGGGAAACCTCCTGCTGCGCGAGATCGGTGGCCCTGCTCAGTTGACGGCCTATCTGCGGACGCTCGGCGACACGGTGACCCGGTCCGTGCGGACCGAACCGGGCCTGCACCGGGATTGGCGACCCGGCGACCAGCGCGACACCACCTCCGCACGGGCCATCGGCACCGACTATCGCAAGGTCGTCGTGGGCGACGCACTCCCCGGCGATGCCCGCGCCTACCTCCGTGACCTGATGGAACGCGCTGACCAGAACCTCAATAGCAAGGAACGGATCCGGGCGGCCGTACCACGTCGCTGGACCGTGGCCGACAAGACCGGCACCGGCAGCTTCTACGGCATCGCGAACGATATCGGCCTCGTATGGCCCACGCCGTCCGCCGATCCCGTCCTCATCTCCATCATGTCGAGCCGTACCGGCCGCAACGCCACGGCCGACAACACCCTCGTCGCCGAGGCCGCGAGGTACGTAATAGGAAAGATCACCTGA